The stretch of DNA TATTGCGGTTCTTATTTTTGCTGCGTCCTGCCGGTGCGCGTGAGTATTAACCCGGGCTGTTACCCTGGTTAAATCAACCTGGCTGCTTTCCTTTAGTTTATATTTTAGCTTTAAAGCAATAATCCGCCGCAAGGATTCTTTTAAGCGCTGCTCGTCTATTTCCCCTCTTCGCACGGCGGCCAGCAGAGCGTCATAAGCTTCCTTTTGTTTTTCCGGGGTGTGGCAGATCAGGAGCAGATCGGCCCCTGCCTTTACCGCCCGAACAGCCAGTTGGCCGGTGGAATTTTCCTTGTTTACGGCCCCCATTTCCAAATCATCGGTGATGATTAAACCCTGGTAGCCCAGCATTTCTCTTAAAATTACCGTCTGGATGAAAAAAGATAAGGAAGCCGGGTTCCGGGCATCCAGGGCCGGATAACGGGCATGGCTGACCATAATCATTTCCACGTTTTCTTTGATGGCCTGGCGAAAGGGAAGCCAGTCATTCTGGTAAAGGGTGGCAAAGTCAGCTTTTATTTCTGCCGGTTTTTCGTGGGGATCGACAAGGATCCGCCCCAGGCCGGGAAAGTGCTTGACGCAGGGAATTACCCCTCCTTTTTTTGCCCCGGCAACGGCGGCAGCCCCCAGTAAAGCCACCTGTTGCGGGTCGTTGCCGTAAGAGCGGCGGGCCATGAGGCTTTTTTCAGAAGCCACGTCAATCACCGGGGCCAGGTTTACGTTTATGCCGGTGGCTTTTAGCTCTTCTGCTACATCCCGGGCGGCCAGTTCTGCTGCCCGGGGGGAAGCCAGCCTGCCCAGCTCAAAAGGAGCGGGAAAAGCTGTAAGTCCTGTTTTAAAGCGGTTTACCTCCCCGCCCTCCTGGTCAACAGCAATAAACAGGGGAAGATCACCGTTGGTCTGAGCCATGTTTTGCAGCTGGTTGGTGAGCCTGGCTACCTGAAGAGGATTTTCTATGTTGCGGGTAAAAAGAATAACTCCCCCGATATGTCTTAGGTTAATCATCCGGCTGATGTAATAATCCGGCTCTTTCCCGTTAAAACCAACCACTAAGAGCTGCCCCACCATTTCTTCCGGCTCCAGGGAGTTAATTATTTCTTCTACTTCTCTCATCAAGAGCGGATTTTCTTTGCCCCCGGAACTGCTGTTTTCCTTAAGCACGTTTGGGGCGGGAGGATACTGCAGGATGGGAGCTTCTTTAACATAAGCCAAACCGGCCAGCGCCTTATCTTTAATCTCTTTAGAGTAAACCAGGGCTGTCAGAAGGAGAATAATGACAGCCAGAAAGATTAACTTATTCGTAATACTCGGCAACTTTTTTAATCTGCGGCTCATCTAACTTCCACTCCCCCCACTCCTTTACCAGCTGCCATTTTCCGGCCCATTCCCTGATTAAAATTTTCCCTTCCCCGGTATTGTCTTTTGAGGTCAGGTTAATTTCTGCCGTGGCCTGGAAAGGAGAAAGATAAGTAACTTTTACCCTGTCCACGGTATCGGAAATAGTATGGGGAAAGCCTTTAACCCAGTTTTCTAAAGGCACTTTGCTCTGGTATCTTGTGGAAAAGTAGCTGTATGCCAAAGCAAGATTGTCAGGAATGTTTTCGTAATGGCCGTAGATAGCCATTTCTATCCTCTTTATTTCCCCGGCGAGATCGGCCACTCCACCCGCAACCCGTTCCACTTCCACCTTCGCCGCAGTGATGACCACCGGGCCGGAGTTGCTTTTATTACCGCAGTTGTCGTAGGCAAATGCTTGGAAGGTATACTCCCCCTCTTCTTTTGTTGACCATTTATAAACAAAAGGTTCACCTTTTTCAAACTGCTTAACCAGAGCGCCATTTAAAAATAACTCTACCTTTTTTAACCTGCGGTTGTCGCTGGCAGCAATCTCAATGCTTTCCTGGGCTGATTTTCCCGGCAGAAGAACAACTTGTTTGTCGCCGGCCGGGGAGGTAATCATGACCTGGGGAGGTCTGGTATCAAGGAAATAACCCTGGAAATACCCCCAGGCAAAACCCCCGCCTGCAAGCAGGATGATGACTATGAAGGCGAGGATAATCCACGGAGCCCTGCGGCTTTGTAAAACCGCAGGGTGGGCAGGCAAAGGTGGCTTTTGAAAAGAGGCGACTTTTTGAGATCTGCCTGGTTTTTCAGTCTCCGCCTCCGGCAGGATTTTTTGCCCGCAGCGGCCGCAAAATTTCTGGCCGGGCCTGGTTAAGGGAGCCTGGCAGTGGGGACAATACCCAAAGGCTTCTCCTATCCTGGCTGCGTCCCCGGTTTTCTTTTCTTCTGCTGGTTGCTTTGCTTCGGTAGCCCCTTCAGGAAGAAGCGCTCCTCCGCACCGCGGGCAAAATCTGGCCCCTTCCCCGGTAATTTCAAAACTGCAGTGGGGACATTTATTCACCTCTTGACACCCCTCTTCAGAAGTCGGTTAGCTCCGCTTCCGGCCGCAGTTCTGGCAAAAAAGGTCGCCGGGAGAAAACTCATGGCCGCAATCCGGGCAGAAACTCTCTTCTTTGCCGGCGGCAATCTCTTTTAACGGCTCAACCGGCGGGGTAAACGTCTGGGAAGCAGCTTTTCCCGGTGCTCCCGCCAGGGTTGGATAAACCGGACCGGAAACCAGGCCAGGAGTTAAAGCAAGGCGCCTTTCGTATTCTTTTAATTCAATAATCCTTCTGGTCATCCGGGGGTGGGTGGCGTAGAGCTCGTAAATGAAACCCATAACCGGAGGCACAAATTTTTCCTGGGCGGTAAAGGCTTCCGGGTCAACTGCAGCAGCCAGCGCTTCGCTCCCCAGGGTCAGGGCGAGAAGGGCCCTTCCCGCGGCTTTGCTGTTCCCGGCCAGGATCATTCCTACCCGGTCGGCGCTGAGCTCGCAGGCCCGGCTGTAGGCGGCCCCCAGGAAGGGAATCAATCTGGAAGGAAATAACAAAAAGTTCTTCCAAATACTCACGTGGCCTAAGGCATGGTGGGCCAGTTCGTGGCCGATGATCATTTTAAGTTCTTCGTAAGCGCTTCTTCTTAATATTAAATCAACCAACTCGCCGTAAAGTAAGACGTATCTCCCGGACAAAAACCTTATGGCCAGCGCATTTAAAGCTCCCTGGCCGCTTAAAACAAACACGTCGGGAACTTCAGTTAAATTGAGTTCCCTGGCAATTTCTTCTACTATTTCAGCCACTTTGGGGAACTGCTCTTTGCTTACCCTGACGGCATTGCCGAAAACTTGCGCCTTAAAATACTGTCCTGTGAGCCAGTAAACAAATGTCAAAATAATCAAGTAAAAAATTGTACCAAATAACATAACACCGAATGACAAGATTACACCTATAAGCCACCAAATAACAAGGCCAAGCCAGACAACTCCCCCTACTATGCTGCCGATGGTCAGATACAGCGCTTCTTTTTCGTGCCGCAAGGCAGAAAGATTTAACATGGTCTTTCTCTCCTTTGCAAAAAGGATTGGCCTGCATGTTAATTTCCTTGGGGAAGTAGGGTCATATGTAAAAGAGTTCCCGCAACCACTAGACCAGCACCTCCTTTTTTTCAAGTATTTTCGGTAAAAAATTAGGATTTCCCTCCCTTTGCAGATAATTTTGGAAGCAAAAAACCGGGCATTCAACCATACCCGGCTTAAAATTTTCGTGCTGTTGTCGGGATTGCCCAGCAGGAAATTTCGTTAATCAGTTCATACACGGCGGATCACTCCTGGCGACCGTAGAAAATACGCAGCATCCGGTCCATAATTACGGCCACGGTCATTCCGCAGGCCGTGGCAAAGATGGTTGTCCCCACGATAGCCGTGGGATCGGTAGAGCCGTACATCACCCGGATACCGATGATGGTGGTGGGAATGAGGGTAATGCAAGAGGTATTGAGGGCCAGGAAGGTACACATGGCGCCGGTGGCCGTTCTGGGATCGCCCCGGTTTAATTTTTGCAGCTCCTGCATGGCTATGAGACCCATGGGGGTAGCGGCATTACCAAGCCCCAGAATGTTGGCGCTCAGGTTCATGATAATGGCACCCATGGCTGGATGGTTGGCCGGAACGCCGGGGAAAAGAAACCTGGTTACGGGCCTGACCAGGCGGGCCAGGGCGCGCACCAATCCGGCGGCTTCGGCCAGCTTCATAATGCCCAGCCAGAAGGTGATTATGGCAATAAGATTTAAAGAGGTTTTTACCGCTTTATCCGCCCCTTCCAGGGCCGCCCTGGTCACCACCTCTACCTGCCCGTTGGCCCCGGCCACCAGAATGCCAAAGACAATCATCCCCAGCCAGATATAGTTGACCATTCCTGTCACCCCCGAAAAAACCTCTGCTCTTTATTTTTCAGTTTTATGAGGGGAGGCCGGGGAATAGAACCGGTCGGGTTAATGTTTCCTCCAGTGGAAATATATCTACCGTAAGAGTTTTTCCCTATAAATGTCAAGCAAACCCAGCCGGGCCACCCGCTCCCGGATGGCCTGGACGTCAGTGGTATATAATCCCCGCTCCTGCATGCGCTGGAAGTAGACCGAACCGGAAAAGGTATATTTTTTCTTCAGCCCCCCGGGTGTTTTCATTTCCCGGTGCATGAAAGCAATGATGTCTCCGGTAGCCAGGTCACCGGGCAGGAAAAGGGGTTTTTTGCCGGCAAGATAGCGGACCGCATTGTATCCAGCCAAAAACCCGGTGGCAATAGCTTCGGTATGCCCAACCAGCAGCCCGGTTTTTTCGCCCGCACAGAAAAGATTTTCTACACCTTCCACCTGCAGGGCATCATTACAGGGGGCAATGGCCATAAACCGGATGGAGTTTCCTTTGCTGCCGGAATAGGGGTCGGCATAACGGGCCTGCTGGAAACCCTCCAGGTTCCGTAACACTTCCAGGGGGAAATAGGGTGTCATCAGCTTGGCGTGACCTGTATCCAGCAAGACCAGGTTGCGGGCGAATTCTTCCAGGTTATATTGCTGGCAGGCCTTTTTGGCCAGCAACTCGTGTTTCTGAAGATGTTCGGGCAGGGGGAGCACCACCTTGCCTTCCCTTTCCAGCCTTTCCACCAGCCATGGAGCCAGGGACTTTTTGT from Desulfofundulus luciae encodes:
- the nagZ gene encoding beta-N-acetylhexosaminidase, whose translation is MPSITNKLIFLAVIILLLTALVYSKEIKDKALAGLAYVKEAPILQYPPAPNVLKENSSSGGKENPLLMREVEEIINSLEPEEMVGQLLVVGFNGKEPDYYISRMINLRHIGGVILFTRNIENPLQVARLTNQLQNMAQTNGDLPLFIAVDQEGGEVNRFKTGLTAFPAPFELGRLASPRAAELAARDVAEELKATGINVNLAPVIDVASEKSLMARRSYGNDPQQVALLGAAAVAGAKKGGVIPCVKHFPGLGRILVDPHEKPAEIKADFATLYQNDWLPFRQAIKENVEMIMVSHARYPALDARNPASLSFFIQTVILREMLGYQGLIITDDLEMGAVNKENSTGQLAVRAVKAGADLLLICHTPEKQKEAYDALLAAVRRGEIDEQRLKESLRRIIALKLKYKLKESSQVDLTRVTARVNTHAHRQDAAKIRTAITNFISD
- a CDS encoding Ig-like domain-containing protein, whose protein sequence is MNKCPHCSFEITGEGARFCPRCGGALLPEGATEAKQPAEEKKTGDAARIGEAFGYCPHCQAPLTRPGQKFCGRCGQKILPEAETEKPGRSQKVASFQKPPLPAHPAVLQSRRAPWIILAFIVIILLAGGGFAWGYFQGYFLDTRPPQVMITSPAGDKQVVLLPGKSAQESIEIAASDNRRLKKVELFLNGALVKQFEKGEPFVYKWSTKEEGEYTFQAFAYDNCGNKSNSGPVVITAAKVEVERVAGGVADLAGEIKRIEMAIYGHYENIPDNLALAYSYFSTRYQSKVPLENWVKGFPHTISDTVDRVKVTYLSPFQATAEINLTSKDNTGEGKILIREWAGKWQLVKEWGEWKLDEPQIKKVAEYYE
- a CDS encoding M48 family metallopeptidase, which translates into the protein MLNLSALRHEKEALYLTIGSIVGGVVWLGLVIWWLIGVILSFGVMLFGTIFYLIILTFVYWLTGQYFKAQVFGNAVRVSKEQFPKVAEIVEEIARELNLTEVPDVFVLSGQGALNALAIRFLSGRYVLLYGELVDLILRRSAYEELKMIIGHELAHHALGHVSIWKNFLLFPSRLIPFLGAAYSRACELSADRVGMILAGNSKAAGRALLALTLGSEALAAAVDPEAFTAQEKFVPPVMGFIYELYATHPRMTRRIIELKEYERRLALTPGLVSGPVYPTLAGAPGKAASQTFTPPVEPLKEIAAGKEESFCPDCGHEFSPGDLFCQNCGRKRS
- a CDS encoding nucleoside recognition domain-containing protein, which translates into the protein MVNYIWLGMIVFGILVAGANGQVEVVTRAALEGADKAVKTSLNLIAIITFWLGIMKLAEAAGLVRALARLVRPVTRFLFPGVPANHPAMGAIIMNLSANILGLGNAATPMGLIAMQELQKLNRGDPRTATGAMCTFLALNTSCITLIPTTIIGIRVMYGSTDPTAIVGTTIFATACGMTVAVIMDRMLRIFYGRQE
- a CDS encoding FAD-dependent oxidoreductase; amino-acid sequence: MVIVVGGGWAGCAAAFAAAQAGARVILMEKTDMLLGTGLVGGIMRNNGRFTALEEVWAMGAGDFLRHIEGVARHRWLDFPGHRHATLYDVTRIEPVIRRALLDMGIDVQLQKRVIGVFKRDRIITGVYTAQGNNIPGDVFIDTTGTAGPIKNCSRYGSGCAMCILRCPAFGPRVSLTARAGIEEIRAGDGFPHFEAMSGSCKLDKKSLAPWLVERLEREGKVVLPLPEHLQKHELLAKKACQQYNLEEFARNLVLLDTGHAKLMTPYFPLEVLRNLEGFQQARYADPYSGSKGNSIRFMAIAPCNDALQVEGVENLFCAGEKTGLLVGHTEAIATGFLAGYNAVRYLAGKKPLFLPGDLATGDIIAFMHREMKTPGGLKKKYTFSGSVYFQRMQERGLYTTDVQAIRERVARLGLLDIYREKLLR